The window TGGAATTGGATGTGTTGCTGTGAACTCATATATGAAGGTTATACAAGTTTTAAGGGTCTGGAGGATGTTATAAACTTAGCTGataacaaaaaaaggaaaaagactaTATGGATCACTCttaaaaaatggattaataATGTACCTACGAATACTGATGATTCCAGGGTGGACTTACCCTGGTCCCACAATATTCAAAGGATAAAAGCACATGGGTCAGCAATTGCTGGGCTAGATTTAATTGAGTAGGGAGGGATTTGAGGTTTGTATTAGCCCTTAGAGGATGTCATGTATCAGATTTCCTTACATACCAGGATGTCTCTTTTGGACTAACCACATGCCCGCTGtgttgttttgaattttgtataAAGGCTTGTTTTAATATTATGTGGgtattcttctttttctttctgttcTAATCATTGCATTTCATATTTTAGATATCTGTGGAGAGAGAAAGGGTTGCAAATGATCCTAAGTCTATCATGCCCGCAGCATTTGTTTCCTTCAAAACTCGGTGGGGTGCTGCTGTTTGTGCACAAACTCAACAATCTAGAAATCCAACTTTATGGTTAACTGAGTGGGCTCCGGAGCCACGTGATGTATATTGGCATAACCTGGCAATTCCATTTGTTTCACTCACGGTTAGGAGGCTTATAATTGCCGTTGCATTCTTTTTTCTCACCTTCTTTTACATGATCCCCATTGCATTTGTGCAATCGCTTGCAAGCATTGAGGGAATTGAGAAAGCTGTGCCATTCCTGAGGCCCATTATTGAAAAGTAAGTTCTTTCCCACTCTCAGATTTCTTTTACAAATGGAGAATTTGTTAGCCATTGATGAGTGATCAATATTCAAACATACAAAATCAGCTGTTCAGCATCTTTTTCTACTACATGATTAATTACTCCCTGATTTGTTATCCAGGAAGTTCATCAAGTCACTAATCCAAGGTTTTCTACCTGGGATTGTTCTGAAGATTTTCCTCATTGTTCTACCAACCATATTGATGCTGATGTCTAAATTTGAAGGGTTCATTTCAATATCATCTTTAGAAAGGAGATCAGCATCTAGATATTATCTTTTCAACTTTGTGAATGTATTTCTTGGGAGCATAATCACTGGAAGTGCACTTGAACAACTAAATACCTTTATGAAGCAGTCGCCAAATCAGTAAGTTATCACTAATgcaccattttattttatttttttgatgggTACTAATGCACCATTATTATGCTTGTTAAGTTATACACtgttttgtgtgtgtgtgtggattTGGGTAGCATCAGTTAGCcaggattttaatttttaaacaatagGAGAGATGGTTGTACCAAGAAAGCTTGGGAGAGGGGGGAGAGGGGGCCGCACATGCTAGGATGGTGGGGTCTTACTTTCAGTTGAGAACACACATTTACAGGGAAGGGAAAGGAGGGACGGAGGCACTTTTTGGAAGGATCGATTCtatatttgatatttgtaatatatttttgGCCTTTGGGGGCAGGGAGGTAGCTATTGGTAGAGTTGACTGTGGAAGTTACCTTTATATCCCTGGAAACTtagtaaaaaaatcaaagacaGGTTAATACCTGAATAAACCTTTTGCCATTAATATCTTTGTGTATCTTGTTTACTCCTTTTGTCTATATGTCTCTATCAGTGTCCCTTAATTTCACATGTGTCATTCTAAGGATAATCTAAAAGAATAACATTTGAAACCTATTAGAGCAatattaattttgaagaatcttgaataagttaaaataatttaattgagaAAGCATCTTATATTATATATCTAATAAACATATTTACTGTTTCTTTAATACATAATAATACATGTGAACATTAGACTTCCCCTATGGTTGTTTTCGACCCTCAAGGTCATAGCACTATGCTGAGTGAGGACCTTTGAGCTTGAAGGCTGCAGCCTGACTTTGAGTTCTAGCCACATGTCAGTTGCATTACagtcattttattttgtatttctatttatttattttaaatcaatgcTATGCAGTTTGAATTCATGTTGTGACTTCTATATAACTGCATAAACTATCAAGCTTTTCGCTGTTTTGATTGTATATAATCTAATCTTGTGAAATGATTTCATAAAGTTAGTGGTTACTTCATTTTTCAGAATTCCTAGAACAATTGGGGTAGCAATTCCAATGAAAGCAACTTTCTTCATATCTTACATAATGGTTGATGGATGGGCTGGCATAGCAGCAGAGATTTTAATGTTGAAACCACTGATAATCTTCCACTTGAAGAATTTCTTCTTGGTGAAGACTGAAAAGGACAGGGAGGAGGCAATGGATCCAGGAAGTATTGGTTTCAATACTGGTGAACCTCGaatacaattatattttttactgGGCCTTGTCTATGCTGTGGTGACACCAGTGCTACTTCCTTTcataattgttttcttttgccTGGCATATGTCGTATTCCGCCATCAGGTAAAAAGTTGACATTTTGATTATAAAATCTTAAATATAAAGGGTAATCAGGATTGAGTGCACAAACATCCTCAAGAATGCCTATTTTCAATCCAATATTTTGATCCCAACTTATGATGATCATCAGTCCACTCTAGGACATCTTTACAGTCTAAAATTTGGATAATTTTGTACCATTTGATTTTAGTAGAACTTCTGGAAAATGCGCACACATGTGGTGGTGGGTCCTAAATCATCCTGATCCACTTAACATGTGCCATATGAGATGTTTTAGAAAGCTAGTCAAGTCTTGGCTACCATGAATTTGATGGGTGATCCAAACACATTTCACTTCATGTTATTTCCAAATTGCAAGTTAAGGGAGTTGCAGAAGGAAGAACATTCCTTTCAAGGAGTGTCCACCCATAAGCAAGAACAACTGCTTTAGTTTTAGTACCGCCAGCTAGAAATGTTAGtcatcaataaaatattttcccaCATTCCCACTTGTATCGTGTTCATTATCAacgtaaattatttttttccctaaattATCAGAAAACCCCCATAATCAGATTAATTATTTGCTGTTATGCCTTTTTATTTTCAGTTGTCTAGTAAATTTTACCTTGAGGTATTTTTTGATAATGCAGATCATTAATGTTTACAATCAAGAGTATGAGAGTGGTGCAGCATTCTGGCCGGATGTTCATGGGCGTATTATTGGTGCACTAATCATCTCACAGCTGCTTCTGATGGGATTATTGAGTACTAAACAAGCTGCTCAGTCAACACCATTTCTCATTGCACTCCCAATCCTGACCATATCATTCCACTATTACTGTAAAGGCCGTTTTGAACCTGCATTCATTAGATATCCACTGCAGGTTTGTTTTCTACACAATTTAGACTTTAGTGCTGTTTtgttatttcaagtatttatgtttttaattcatattgagCTTGAGGAACAATTCATTTGTTGGAACTTGTGGCCTTCTTCAGTGTTTTATCTGATTCcctttcatttaaattttcttttctaggaACTCGTTGGAACTTGTTGgaacaattcatttaaattttctaacataTAGAGAAAATGGAGCAAATCGTCCTTTCTTCTTATCATGTTCTTTTTATTGTTATGGGTTTTAGGAAGCAAAGATGAAGGATACCCTTGAACGTGCAAGGGAACCACACCTCAATCTCAAAGGTTACCTTCAAACTGCTTACATCCATCCAGTTTTTAAAAGCGCTGAGGATGATGAAGAAGAGGAAATTCATGGAAAATGGGAGCATGATGCCGAGCTAGTCCCCACAAAACGCCAGTCTCGAAGGAACACACCATTGCCCAGCAAATTCAGTGGTTCATCCTCCCCGTCTCTGCCTGAGGTTGTTGAGGAACGTGGACAGCCTTGAATTGTAGACAGGTAACTCTTACTGTACATTTGGCCCTTCACAGCGTTGTTATAGCCATGAGGAGAACAGCATTGTAAATTAAATGGGCGAGGATAACTTTGTTGTATAGATAAAAAGAAGGGTTTGTGCAGCCTCTAGTGTTCTCAACGGTACTAGAGAAAGCAAGCTCTGGATTTTATGGCAGATGGTAGAAGGAAGTTGCTTTTTGTGATCTGTAACTTACTGGAGGCTATAAAAAGGCATAAAATCATGTTAAAATGtgtgaaatttttattttcatggtcAAGCAAAAATTTATTGATCagtttctttgatttttgagGAACCTTCTTTGAGTAGTTGATGCTTTTACAATTCAAATATTGGAAGCTTGGGTCGGGACTCAATTCAATATTGGAGGCTTGGGTTGGGACTGTCATTTTGAATATAAACAGCCAATATTTATAGTGTTGTAGGAAGGCTTTTTTCTTGAACAATAAAATcgatgtatatatatgtgtgtgagagagatCAATTGATGTGAGACATGATAATCATCTAGCATGCAATATGACACAACGTTCCTTAAGCAAGTATGATATTCTCGTTGTATCCCTTAGGGTTACAAAGCCATATATGTAACACTGTTTCTTAAGCAAGTATAATATTCTTGTTTTATCCCATGGGATTACAAAGCCGTATTTATGCATGACTTTGTTCTTCAACTGTTGTGAGATATGATGATCATCTCCTATGCAGTCTAATCTGTATGTGACTTCTTCTTAACTTATGTGAGATATGacaattatctctttaatgtaAATTGACTTTTATGTGACTTTTATTTCTAATTGATGTAGGATATTATAatcaatatttgaaatattgatAAACACAAATGTATTCGTATttagattttatggatatatcagaaatattaaagaaatatttgtggatattttgacaacaATATCgataaaaattattcaaaatttatggaaatatttggagaagcttaaaaaaaatgataaaataaataaaaatacacatgttaaagttattttctaagtataattgacataagtatggttaaagaaaaaaatatcggtaagcaATGATATGCCagtattaataattaatatttatctaatcaaattgattttgatttataaaatatttgaacttaattattattatttttatattttagtatttttttaaataaatttacatttttaatattttaaaataaaattaaaaggataaatataaaaaatttaaaagtgaagtgatagtaattttttaaaataggattaatgagataatgTGTTAGAATAAATGTGAACTCTGATAGTAATTTCTATTTGATCTAGAGTATGGGTCACCTCATGTGTAGAGCTCAGAGCCATAACGGGTCTTATATGATGGGTCTAAGACTCGCGAGGCCCAATAGTCCAAAGGGTATGGTCAAACCCTAAGGCATAGAGGGTATAAATATAAGACTAAGTGTCTGTTCTCTGGATCACATCTTTTGAATAAGAACAGAACCCACTCTCTCCTGCTCCTATCGTCAGAGAGACTGAGAAAGGTGGATACCCCTCTACAGCCTAAGAAGATTCATACATCTTCATCAAGCGCCCCCCTCTACAGCCTAAGAAAATTCATACATCTTCATCAAGCGCATAATGGATTCAGGTTGGTTCCTATCTGGTGATTAAGGCATGTTGTTGAATACttgatatatatacatatatatcttGTATCTCTGTATCGGTGTGTTTGGTGTTAATGGAGAATATAGAAATCTAACATAATgatgatacatttaatattaaaatcataatttatttaattcaaatgcattcaataatgtaataatgtaaaataaattatgatgcatatatgaatttttaatatttatatttttatatttaattatcatataaatgatattaatgTCTTTACGGCCGTTGGATGTACAGGAAGATGATGCCAAAAAATcggagattttttttaaatggaaaaaaactcTAATACATTGCCGAAGAATCAATGATTTTTTGACACTACCCTCGCCCGACGCACACATCACTTTAGGCCCGATTTTTTCGCTGATATATTTCCCTACCGTCGATATTTCGACGATTTTCCCGATTTTCCTCCCGACCAATAATTGGTGGCTAATATCATTTCGACCACCATTGATATTCGATATTTCGACGAAAAATCCAATATTTCGAACACTGATTATAATACATTAATTACCTCTTATGCAAGCATAATGCCTTTAAGCAGAGAATATGAATTTCGAATTTCCGggttttagttgcttaattcaagaGATTTTAGCAACTCTTCTTCTCCCGGACGTTTTAtgaacaagataataataataattttcttcttattattattatccattagtggtaatttaatccactaaaatTTTTATGTCTACCATGTTAATTAAGTATTTTATGTATAGTTATTGCTCAATTAAGCATTTTAGGTATAGTTACTATTGAAAaatgtgaaactcatgagaattattatataaaatatgctctttttgagtgGTAATTAGGGTGTCTACATGGTTAAGAGAAGTGTTAGTACTTTAGGTTCGTTAGTTtaaattgacaattttgttccatttaTCTTGATTTAGAACTCTACGTAACATAAAGATTGAAGGTTGCTGCaaaactaatttgaaattatacAAGTATGATTGAGTCAATTGAGAATAATGATATACAAAGTATAAAGTGGACttatataaaatttgagaataaaattaatttgaaaaaaaaaagttaaattgagaattaaaaaaaaaaatctttccaaatctttttgaatttaaaaaggaaaatcttttcaaatcttttttaatttaaaaaatgaaaatctttctaaatcttttcaaaattctttaagATTCCTAATTTTTTTGGTAAGATATGAGTTTTCAATTGAGTTTAAGTCCATTAAGGTAGGTACTATAAATGTCTCCTGAGAGAGTTGTTATAAAGAATTCACATGCCTAAGCTttgaatcattatttttttgccCTTAAATAGAAACTATAAAGCATTTCAAGTTTATTTGTTGAGTTCGTGGCAAATAATTGCATCCCTCAAGGTGTTGAGGAGTCTATTGAGAAGTATGATGATGCACATTATACTAAGGTGTAAGTTTCAAAAAGTAGTAATTGTTA of the Vitis vinifera cultivar Pinot Noir 40024 chromosome 10, ASM3070453v1 genome contains:
- the LOC100257332 gene encoding calcium permeable stress-gated cation channel 1, which encodes MATLQDIALAAAINILSACIFFLAFAVLRIQPFNDRVYFPKWYLKGLRSSPTRSGAFVQRFVNLDFRSYLRFLNWMPDALKMPEPELIEHAGLDSAVYLRIYLIGLKLFVPITFLAWAILVPVNWTNASNTLAQSKATYSDIDKLSISNTPLGSERFWSHIVMAYAFTFWTCYLLQKEYEIIASMRLQFLASEKRRPDQFTVLVRNVPPDADESVSELVEHFFLVNHSDNYLTHQVVYDANKLAKLVKKKEKMQNWLDYYQIKYSRNESSRPFLKTGFLGLWGNRVDAMDFYTSEIEKLCKEISVERERVANDPKSIMPAAFVSFKTRWGAAVCAQTQQSRNPTLWLTEWAPEPRDVYWHNLAIPFVSLTVRRLIIAVAFFFLTFFYMIPIAFVQSLASIEGIEKAVPFLRPIIEKKFIKSLIQGFLPGIVLKIFLIVLPTILMLMSKFEGFISISSLERRSASRYYLFNFVNVFLGSIITGSALEQLNTFMKQSPNQIPRTIGVAIPMKATFFISYIMVDGWAGIAAEILMLKPLIIFHLKNFFLVKTEKDREEAMDPGSIGFNTGEPRIQLYFLLGLVYAVVTPVLLPFIIVFFCLAYVVFRHQIINVYNQEYESGAAFWPDVHGRIIGALIISQLLLMGLLSTKQAAQSTPFLIALPILTISFHYYCKGRFEPAFIRYPLQEAKMKDTLERAREPHLNLKGYLQTAYIHPVFKSAEDDEEEEIHGKWEHDAELVPTKRQSRRNTPLPSKFSGSSSPSLPEVVEERGQP